Proteins encoded within one genomic window of Sulfurovum sp. XGS-02:
- a CDS encoding glycosyltransferase family 39 protein produces MIKHLSIPFFILILIAAIGIYFRPIWIIDETRYLSVAWEMWDKGSFLVPLLNGEPYHHKPPFIFWLVHLNWSLLGVNETTVRFIPMLFGFGTLVMAYRLYLALWKEDVQGAQNTLLILAGTLIFTFYNSLFMFDIILTFWVFVGVLGIVQAVQKQTLLSFVLISLSFGFGILTKGPVILVHLLPLLLLAPYWSDNKTDKHLYMKFFFAFLGGVAIALSWAIPAGIAGGEAYQHAIFWGQTADRMVNSFAHQRGIWWYFALLPLLLFPWSFHKALYRSFRQATMDHGLKMLLIWMLSALLVFSFISGKQVHYILPEIAAFSLFCARLLTTAAPDMKNYTKSLGYTYLFFAIVFAIAPFVAPKSITFTVDSTAFLLSALLLFLLGLYLSKKNFKLQHNAIQAMALSIIVAVFAVHFSIHSFLAQQNISGFSQKISSLQQKGIPVAQDKKYHDQFHFLGRLHDPIIVLSGKKNITTFIQEHPDGMIITYRKKKHMHKIDQDLITEKTSFKGKYAILVKADLYDKLDRAP; encoded by the coding sequence ATGATAAAACATCTCTCCATTCCCTTTTTCATACTTATTCTGATAGCAGCTATCGGCATCTATTTTCGTCCTATTTGGATCATCGATGAAACACGTTATCTTAGTGTCGCATGGGAGATGTGGGATAAAGGATCCTTTTTGGTACCCCTGCTCAATGGTGAACCCTACCACCATAAACCTCCATTTATATTTTGGTTGGTGCATTTAAACTGGTCACTTTTGGGTGTGAATGAAACAACTGTACGTTTTATTCCTATGTTGTTTGGTTTTGGAACACTGGTCATGGCCTATAGACTCTATCTTGCACTATGGAAAGAGGATGTTCAAGGTGCCCAAAACACACTTCTGATCCTCGCAGGTACCCTGATATTCACTTTCTACAATTCACTTTTTATGTTTGATATCATACTGACATTTTGGGTATTTGTCGGTGTTTTGGGTATCGTACAGGCTGTACAGAAACAGACCCTTCTCTCCTTTGTCCTCATCTCGCTTTCATTCGGCTTTGGCATACTGACCAAAGGGCCGGTCATTTTGGTACATCTCCTGCCGCTCTTACTCCTTGCACCCTATTGGAGTGATAACAAAACGGATAAACATTTGTATATGAAATTCTTCTTTGCATTTTTAGGGGGTGTAGCGATTGCACTTTCCTGGGCGATCCCTGCAGGTATTGCCGGTGGTGAAGCCTATCAACATGCTATCTTTTGGGGACAGACAGCTGACAGGATGGTAAACTCTTTTGCCCACCAAAGAGGTATTTGGTGGTACTTTGCACTGTTGCCATTACTACTTTTTCCATGGTCATTCCATAAAGCATTGTATCGTTCATTTAGACAGGCAACAATGGATCATGGGTTGAAAATGCTGTTGATCTGGATGCTCTCAGCACTGCTTGTATTTTCATTCATCAGTGGCAAACAGGTACATTATATCTTGCCGGAAATTGCTGCATTCTCCCTCTTTTGTGCAAGGCTTCTCACGACTGCTGCCCCTGACATGAAAAACTATACAAAGTCTCTAGGGTATACCTATCTTTTCTTTGCCATAGTATTTGCCATTGCACCTTTTGTTGCACCGAAATCCATTACATTTACTGTAGACAGTACCGCTTTCTTACTCTCTGCATTGTTGCTGTTCCTTCTTGGACTCTATCTTTCAAAAAAGAATTTCAAGTTGCAACACAATGCCATACAGGCCATGGCATTAAGTATCATAGTAGCTGTTTTCGCCGTGCATTTTTCCATCCACAGTTTTTTAGCACAACAGAACATTTCTGGCTTTTCACAAAAAATTTCCTCTTTACAGCAAAAAGGCATACCCGTAGCACAGGATAAAAAATACCATGACCAGTTTCATTTTTTAGGAAGACTCCATGATCCTATCATCGTCTTATCGGGTAAAAAAAATATCACTACGTTCATACAGGAGCACCCTGATGGTATGATCATTACCTATCGGAAAAAAAAGCATATGCATAAGATAGATCAAGATCTTATTACTGAAAAGACGAGCTTCAAAGGCAAATACGCCATCCTCGTCAAAGCAGATCTCTACGACAAACTCGATCGTGCCCCTTGA
- a CDS encoding lipid-A-disaccharide synthase N-terminal domain-containing protein: MSSGWLSYGLFVYVIGFSAQILFSARLLVQWIQSEKVKKVLTPELFWELSLMASFLLFIYGWLRDDFAIMLGQSITYFIYIRNMQLQGSWRKLPYLLQIFLWIFPALIVLYAYNNNVIDVHRLFKNEDIPLFLLLWGSIGQILFTFRFVYQWIYSERMKRSHLPLGFWMLSLTGSFMILSYAIFRKDPVLLLGQLFGFIIYTRNIMMGLKKES, translated from the coding sequence ATGAGTAGTGGATGGCTCTCGTATGGACTCTTTGTCTATGTTATTGGATTCAGTGCACAAATTCTTTTTTCAGCACGTCTTCTTGTACAATGGATACAGTCAGAAAAAGTGAAGAAAGTACTCACCCCGGAACTTTTTTGGGAATTGAGTCTTATGGCCTCTTTTTTGTTATTTATCTATGGATGGTTACGTGATGACTTTGCGATCATGTTGGGGCAGTCGATCACCTATTTTATCTATATAAGAAATATGCAACTTCAAGGATCTTGGAGAAAGCTTCCCTATCTGTTACAGATCTTTTTATGGATCTTTCCTGCACTCATTGTCCTTTACGCATACAACAATAATGTGATCGATGTGCACCGTCTCTTTAAAAATGAGGATATTCCTTTGTTTCTTTTACTCTGGGGGAGCATCGGACAGATTCTTTTTACATTTAGATTTGTCTATCAGTGGATCTACTCTGAGCGGATGAAAAGATCCCATCTTCCACTTGGTTTTTGGATGTTAAGTCTGACCGGTTCATTCATGATCTTAAGTTATGCCATTTTCAGAAAAGATCCTGTTTTGCTTCTAGGGCAACTTTTTGGGTTTATTATCTATACACGAAATATCATGATGGGACTCAAAAAAGAGTCATAA
- a CDS encoding glycosyltransferase gives MSIIVPVYNEVDNLDRIEAVFTEYFAKSHTKSKVIFVDDGSTDGSFEKIMEICKKDDFSYIKFDQNYGLSTAIKAGIDVCDTELVGYIDADLQTTPFDFDLLLEEIDQYEAVIGFRGKRKDTLSKKVQSSFANSIRRALIDDGVIDTGCPLKIMKTDVAKKIPFFDGMHRFIPALIKLQGGQIQQKSVQHFERTAGVSKFNIFNRSIKPLQDAFAYRWMKNRYITYKVEESNHTV, from the coding sequence ATGAGTATCATTGTACCTGTCTACAATGAGGTGGACAATCTTGATAGGATAGAGGCTGTTTTTACAGAGTATTTTGCTAAAAGTCACACCAAAAGTAAAGTAATATTCGTTGATGACGGCTCAACAGATGGCAGTTTTGAGAAAATAATGGAAATTTGTAAAAAAGATGATTTCAGCTATATAAAATTTGATCAAAACTATGGATTGAGTACGGCTATTAAAGCAGGGATTGATGTGTGTGATACAGAGCTTGTCGGGTATATCGATGCAGATCTGCAAACCACACCCTTTGACTTTGATCTGCTCCTCGAAGAGATAGACCAGTATGAGGCAGTCATTGGTTTTAGAGGTAAACGAAAAGACACCTTAAGCAAGAAAGTACAATCCTCTTTTGCCAACTCTATCAGACGCGCTTTGATCGATGATGGTGTGATCGATACAGGATGTCCTCTAAAGATCATGAAAACCGATGTGGCAAAAAAGATACCTTTTTTTGACGGGATGCATCGTTTTATTCCTGCCCTGATCAAACTTCAGGGCGGCCAGATACAGCAAAAAAGTGTTCAACATTTTGAACGAACTGCTGGAGTATCAAAATTTAATATCTTTAACCGTTCCATCAAGCCACTTCAGGATGCTTTTGCCTACCGATGGATGAAAAACAGATATATTACCTATAAAGTTGAAGAGAGTAACCATACTGTATGA
- the trmA gene encoding tRNA (uridine(54)-C5)-methyltransferase TrmA: MNCKHFGSCGSCGLYEIGYEEQLKQKEQRVSGLLAPFYQGDLEVFDSPNDHYRARAEFRIWHEGERCDYAMGNIEKKGAITIEECPKVIEPIEKRMWKLLEKINASTEVLKARLFAVEFLATTTDECLITMLYHRKLDDVWSAEAKALEAELNCKIMGRSRKQKVILSDEFVTEKLDVDGKRFTYVQYESGFTQPNPAVNVKMIEWAIKQAKSVGYGDFLESYCGLGNFTLPLSHYFDRVLATEISKRSIHAALENCAFNAIENITFARLASEEMTEALNGVREFSRLKGIDLESYNFSTVLVDPPRAGLDEGTIALISNIENIIYISCNPETLARDLATLTQTHEVIEAAMFDQFPHTEHVESGVFLKKKSM; the protein is encoded by the coding sequence TTGAACTGTAAACATTTTGGAAGTTGTGGCTCCTGCGGACTCTATGAAATAGGGTATGAGGAACAATTAAAGCAAAAAGAGCAGAGGGTTTCCGGGCTTTTGGCTCCTTTTTATCAGGGTGACCTGGAAGTTTTTGACTCTCCTAACGATCATTACAGGGCCAGAGCAGAGTTTCGTATCTGGCATGAGGGTGAGAGGTGTGATTATGCGATGGGAAACATCGAGAAAAAAGGTGCCATCACCATAGAAGAGTGTCCTAAGGTCATTGAACCCATAGAGAAGCGTATGTGGAAGTTGCTTGAAAAGATCAATGCTTCTACAGAAGTGTTAAAAGCACGTCTTTTTGCCGTGGAATTTTTGGCAACGACCACCGATGAGTGTCTTATTACCATGCTCTATCATAGAAAACTCGATGATGTGTGGAGTGCTGAGGCAAAAGCGCTTGAAGCAGAGCTCAACTGCAAGATCATGGGGCGAAGCCGTAAACAAAAAGTGATCCTTTCGGATGAATTCGTCACAGAAAAGTTGGATGTCGATGGTAAAAGATTCACCTATGTGCAGTATGAAAGCGGTTTTACCCAGCCAAACCCTGCAGTGAATGTCAAAATGATAGAGTGGGCCATCAAGCAAGCCAAAAGCGTAGGGTATGGAGATTTCTTGGAGAGTTACTGCGGCCTGGGGAACTTTACACTGCCTCTCTCTCACTACTTTGACAGAGTGTTGGCTACGGAGATCAGTAAACGCTCCATTCACGCGGCACTTGAAAATTGTGCATTTAACGCTATCGAAAATATAACGTTTGCAAGACTGGCATCAGAAGAGATGACAGAGGCCTTGAATGGTGTAAGAGAATTTTCCAGACTCAAAGGGATAGATCTGGAGAGTTACAACTTCAGTACGGTACTGGTAGATCCGCCAAGAGCAGGATTGGATGAGGGAACCATAGCACTCATTTCAAATATAGAGAATATTATCTATATCTCATGCAACCCTGAAACACTTGCAAGAGATCTTGCAACACTGACCCAAACACATGAGGTAATCGAAGCAGCAATGTTCGATCAGTTTCCACATACGGAGCATGTGGAAAGCGGCGTATTTTTGAAGAAGAAGTCAATGTAA